A portion of the Rhizoctonia solani chromosome 6, complete sequence genome contains these proteins:
- a CDS encoding aldo/keto reductase family protein gives MSSINPPKKIPYVRLGNSGLKVLRLILGLASYGNKSMEEWVLGKEEGIAHIKAVYGAGIQTFDTANVYSHGDSEQILGKAIKQLGLPRDEIVVMTKVYNVVMREPGLLAPGPEASASGYVNQYGLSRKHIFESIRNSLERLELDYVDVLQCHRFDYNIPIAETMQALHDVVKAGYARYIGMSSCHAYQFHAMQNYEINNGLTPFVSMQNLYNLIYREEEREMMPTLKMFGTGMIPWSPLSQGILSRPYSQTSHRTETGAFVPMTNRSKEDNKEVILCIEKIAKDRGISMAQVAIAWGLSKSNITAPIIGVTSLERLKDTIGAISVKLTDEEIKHLEEPYIAQPIQGYS, from the exons ATGTCTTCTATTAATCCTCCAAAGAAGATACCTTACG TCCGTCTCGGTAACTCCGGTCTCAAAGTCTTGCGGTTGATCCTGGGTCTTGCAAGTTATGGGAACAAGTCTATGGAAGAGTGGGTTTTGGGCAAGGAGGAAGGTATTGCACACATCAAGGCAGT CTACGGTGCAGGCATTCAAACCTTTGACACTGCGAACGTCTACTCACACGGAGACTCGGAACAAATCCTTGGCAAGGCAATCAAACAGCTTGGCCTACCTCGAGATGAGATTGTAGTTATGACTAAG GTATATAATGTAGTCATGCGGGAGCCAGGTCTTCTCGCGCCTGGACCTGAAGCGTCCGCTTCAGGATATGTGAACCAGTATGGCCTCAGCCGAAAG CATATATTTGAGTCCATCAGGAATTCACTGGAGCGTCTTGAGCTAGACTATGTTGATGTACTACAATGCCATAGGTTCGACTACAACATTCCTATCGCTGAGACTATGCAAGCACTGCATGATGTAGTCAAAGCAGGATACGCACGGTACATTGGAATGTCAAGCTGTCATGCCTACCAGTTTCATGCGATGCAAAACTATGAAATCAATAATGGACTGACACCATTTGTCTCAATGCAGAACCTTTACAACTTAATATACAGAGAAGAGGAGAGGGAAATGATGCCCACTCTGAAG ATGTTTGGTACTGGAATGATCCCTTGGTCGCCGCTCTCACAAGGTATACTGAGTCGGCCATATTCTCAAACAAGTCACCGAACAGAAACAGGCGCGTT TGTCCCCATGACTAATCGATCCAAGGAAGACAACAAGGAGGTCATCCTTTG CATTGAAAAAATAGCAAAGGATCGTGGAATTAGTATGGCTCAAGTTGCAATTGCATGGGGGTTATCAAAGAGCAACATTACTGCCCCTATTATTGGCGTAACAAGCCTGGAGCGCCTTAAAGATACAATTG GCGCCATTAGTGTAAAGCTAACGGATGAAGAGATCAAACACCTGGAGGAGCCATATATCGCGCAGCCTATCCAAGGATACTCCTGA
- a CDS encoding cytochrome P450 family protein, producing the protein MTPTVTTVFHTVAENLKDALIKDINGSETKEIDMLLWCSKAALDLVGRGVLGHQFGILKGIESEYSRAIKSCNPAITQAMPFLPIFSLVYRFVPTSLQRKLAEWVPIQLVRKLKNIVDIQDAQAKSILMQKRKALNEPGASNNARDIMSLLLKANSEADQRDQLPENQILGQMNTLMLAGHETTSTISGITTTFFEYTTSGTAKGGATKAPSILSYEELSSLPYLDAVSLKDWVVPLRYPLKGKDGNTITDIKVKKGTSIYVSFRGANRCKETWGEDADEFKPERWLKFLPNSVYEAKTSGIYSSIWAKVVHWLQVLSFRAHRSDLHPAQSELNGFRALQWFHTLKEQTTVSQMERSHVCR; encoded by the exons ATGACTCCTACAGTG ACGACGGTATTCCATACTGTTGCCGAAAAT TTGAAAGACGCTCTCATCAAAGACATCAATGGGAGTGAAACCAAGGAGATTGATATGCTTCTTTGGTGCAGTAAGGCAGCTCTGGATTTAGTCGGTCGAGGAG TGTTGGGTCATCAATTTGGGATCCTAAAAGGGATAGAGTCAGAGTATAGTCGTGCGATTAAGAGCTGCAA TCCCGCCATCACCCAGGCAATGCCGTTCTTACCTATATTTTCGCTCGTTTATCGTTTCGTCCCGACATCGCTTCAGCGAAAATTAGCGGAATGGGTACCTATCCAACTGGTGAGGAAGCTAAAGAACATTGTTGATATACAAGATGCGCAA GCAAAATCAATCCTAATGCAAAAGCGAAAGGCCTTGAATGAGCCAGGGGCGTCCAACAACGCGCGAGACATAATGTCCCTGCTAT TGAAGGCAAACTCTGAAGCAGATCAAAGAGATCAACTGCCAGAGAACCAGATCCTTGGACAGATGAA TACTCTGATGCTTGCGGGCCACGAAACAACCAG CACTATCTCTGGTATTACAACTACTTTCTTTGAATATACCACTTCAGGAACGGCTAAGGGAGGAGCTACAAAAGCACCATCTATCCTATCTTATGAAGAACTCAGCTCCCTGCCTTATCTCGATGCCGTTT CGCTCAAAGACTGGGTTGTACCGCTGAGATATCCGTTGAAAGGGAAAGACGGTAACACGATCACCGATATCAAGGTGAAAAAGGGCACTAGTATTTATGTGAGTTTCAGGGGAGCAAACCGATGCAA GGAGACATGGGGTGAGGATGCAGACGAATTCAAGCCAGAACGTTGGTTAAAGTTTTTACCCAACTCCGTTTATGAGGCAAAAACATCTGGTATTTACTCTTCAAT CTGGGCCAAGGTCGTGCAT TGGCTTCAAGTTCTCTCTTTTAGAGCTCA TCGTTCCGATTTGCACCCGGCTCAATCAGAGTTAAATGGTTTCCGTGCATTACAATGGTTCCATACCCTGAAGGAACAGACAACTGTATCGCAGATGGAACGCAGCCATGTATGCCGCTGA
- a CDS encoding alkaline phosphatase: MWSAYLLSSTVLVGSACAQHYPVARQASTTSSSVAPPTSTCPNVPPLQTSWQYVAPPRNAKLDFGPPNVPQGKASNGQPKPGGPKGPKKIKNFILTIPDGFGPASEVFARDFVQWNNSATGWNRQLGSDTIQIGSIRTRSSDSYVTDSAASATAYSCAIKTYNGAIGIDEDGNPCGTVLEAAKRAGLKTGLVVTSRITHATPASFASHIYDRDQEDIIAEQLIGDQPLGPVVDLMLGGGLAFFWPNTTTGSSRKDSRDLIAEAKKAGYNAFTNRAGFDALGGGKSAKLPYLGLFTPGHMSYEVDRDPKVEPSLLDMTKTALETLKRATKDSKKGYFIMVEASRIDHAGHSNDLIGHLHEIIMYNEVVDYLKKWVDSNDDTVLIGTADHECAGLTVGGIVTTGEYQYNPVPLAGASHSSSYLASQWAKYNGSDPDGYLQDLFKQYGINDANSTEIAVAMAHKSSASFNDIHFGQSLTRRAMVKWATLGHTAVDVNLIGYGPNSERMAGNRDNTEVGQFITDQLELDLPTITKQLNDKKNENWLVNKVGRDKVENGVKTGVKRRALGHQHN, from the exons ATGTGGTCAGCCTACTTGCTTAGCTCCACTGTTCTCGTCGGGTCTGCCTGCGCTCAACACTATCCCGTTGCTCGTCAAGCCTCTACGACTTCCTCATCCGTTGCTCCTCCGACATCGACATGCCCGAAcgttcctcctcttcagaCCTCTTGGCAATACGTTGCACCTCCGCGTAACGCAAAGCTTGACTTTGGTCCTCCCAAT GTCCCACAGGGCAAGGCTTCCAACGGCCAACCGAAGCCTGGTGGACCAAAGGGACCTAAAAAGATCAAGAACTTTATATTAACGATCCCCGATGGCTTTGG TCCCGCTTCGGAGGTATTTGCTCGTGACTTTGTGCAATGGAACAATAGTGCGACAGGCTGGAACCGCCAG CTTGGTTCCGATACTATTCAAATCGGATCCATTCGTACCCGTTCCTCCGATTCGTACGTTACCGATTCGGCAGCCTCTGCTACTGCCTACTCTTGCGCCATTAAAACCTATAACGGTGCAATCGGCATCGACGAGGATGGAAACCCGTGTGGAACGGTGCTCGAGGCCGCAAAGCGTGCTGGGCTAAAGACCGGGCTCGTCGTCACAAGCCGCATTACCCATGCCACCCCCGCTAGCTTTGCCTCGCACATCTACGACCGTGACCAAGAGGACATTATTGCGGAGCAACTCATTGGAGACCAGCCTTTGGGGCCGGTGGTTGATTTGATGCTTGGGGGTGGACTTGCGTTCTTCTG GCCCAACACTACCACTGGTTCCTCTCGCAAAGATTCACGTGATCTTATTGCCGAGGCGAAGAAGGCAGGTTACAATGCTTTCACTAACCGCGCTGGTTTCGATGCGCTTGGGGGCGGAAAGTCTGCTAAACTTCCTTACTTGGGATTATTCACCCCTGGTCACATGTCTTACGAGGTTGACCGTGATCCTAAAGTTGAGCCCAGCTTGCTTGACATGACCAAGACAGCCCTGGAGACGCTTAAGCGTGCTACGAAAGATAGCAAGAAGGGTTACTTCATC ATGGTTGAAGCTTCCCGTATCGACCATGCTGGTCACTCCAATGATCTTATTGGCCATTTGCATGAGATTATCATGTACAACGAAGTCGTCGACTACCTCAAGAAATGGGTCGACAGCAATGATGACACTGTCCTTATTGGTACTGCCGATCATGAATGTGCTGGCCTTACTGTCGGAGGGATTGTGACCACTGGGGAATACCAGTACAACCCTGTCCCGCTGGCTGGCGCTTCACACTCGTCGAGCTATCTTGCCTCGCAATGGGCCAAGTACAACGGATCCGACCCTGATGGCTATCTCCAAGATTTGTTCAAGCAATATGGTATCAATGATGCCAA CTCGACCGAAATTGCTGTCGCCATGGCCCACAAGTCGAGTGCCTCATTCAACGATATTCATTTCGGCCAGTCCTTGACTCGTCGCGCCATGGTCAAATGGGCCACG CTCGGCCACACCGCAGTCG ATGTCAATCTGATTGGATATGGCCCCAACTCGGAACGCATGGCTGGAAACAGGGATAACACAG AGGTTGGACAATTCATTACTGACCAGCTCGAACTCGACTTGCCTACTATCACGAAGCAACTGAACGACAAGAAGAATGAGAATTGGTTGGTCAACAAGGTTGGGAGAGACAAGGTCGAA AATGGAGTTAAAACGGGTGTAAAGCGACGTGCTTTGGGTCACCAACACAACTAG
- a CDS encoding kinesin light chain, with protein MASMRSSVEALRKQRRWTDMAELQTKMLRSNEQTLGNEHPDTLALMHDLAITYSNGKNPRNAAQIFQPLYNTRRKLLGPEHKTTLTTMHYLAATYTDLGRLNEAQALHRELLLIRRRLLGNDNVETLRTMQYLAVTCGNMGQLTHARDLYEEMLPIRRRKLGEEHDATVLVMSNLAVTYTDLRQFIEAEALHREVLTIRRRLKGEENTETIQTMHYLAVTYGGMGRLADSAEWHARVLPLRKRLLGPDNTTTVVTMAHLATAYTDLGRFHEAEDLHVQLMRIRKHKNGIEHKDTLQTAYYLIHVYVGLKKSREAETLLLEMLPIFDRVHGKTHAHSLTGLSHLASIYEQSGHWNDAERYEKELFERRKQFHGETHPDTLASMKSLSIIYQNQRRWGEVDLIEEAITSLNPGLSGSAAQTLWYTAPTTLPISYGRLGTTPEPISPTQSIETVTLSKFLGSDQPESIASLEIDAISLVEQERWAEAESALANVLVRRRRVQGDGHPFTIRTASNLASLYQSQSKYDEAVNVLQTALTRLGQSPGAASEDSRAEIDSRLSALRKGQKILLETPQIPGAVQHQKRLLITSAVTSEDILAYLTNIRCPDLTQSLDEASCGGPIQDGGFGEICQGRLNDGRVVALKSLREINRKRLKYLARELYSWSKTEHDNVLELFGLAYLRGGIVMVSPWMEFGNLRDYLKQNRSANRLSMMVQITEGIDYLHNIPMIHGDIKAANIFVSKEGIAKIGDFGTSTFQGEQSVGFSSTSNPNLVGTMRWMAPEMFHSNSAHTREADIYALGMTALEIFTGKAPFSEYDHDIQVIRAVALGTKPTCPPELIRQPKLWTLLNKCWDLVPHERPTAKHILSEVLEFTGDHNVDSWTLV; from the exons ATGGCGAGTATGAGAAGCAGTGTAGAAGCACTCCGAAAGCAACGGCGCTGGACTGATATGGCAGAACTTCAAACCAAAATGCTTCGCTCGAACGAGCAAACTCTTGGTAACGAGCACCCAGATACCCTGGCCTTGATGCATGACTTGGCCATAACATACAGCAATGGAAAAAACCCAAGGAATGCTGCACAAATATTTCAGCCCCTTTACAATACTCGCCGGAAGCTGCTAGGGCCCGAGCACAAGACAACGCTCACGACAATGCATTATCTGGCAGCCACATACACAGATCTTGGTAGACTCAACGAAGCCCAAGCTCTGCATAGAGAGTTGCTTCTGATCCGAAGGCGGCTTCTTGGAAACGACAATGTCGAGACCCTTCGTACCATGCAGTATCTTGCGGTCACTTGCGGGAATATGGGTCAATTGACTCATGCTAGAGATTTATACGAGGAAATGTTACCTATCCGCCGTCGTAAACTAGGCGAGGAGCACGATGCAACAGTACTGGTGATGAGTAATCTTGCAGTGACTTACACGGATTTGCGGCAGTTTATCGAGGCGGAAGCCTTGCATCGAGAAGTGTTGACAATACGGAGGCGTTTGAAAGGAGAAGAAAATACTGAAACTATCCAAACAATGCACTACCTTGCAGTGACTTATGGGGGAATGGGAAGACTGGCAGACTCTGCAGAATGGCATGCAAGGGTTCTGCCTTTGCGGAAACGCTTACTAGGACCCGATAATACCACAACAGTAGTTACAATGGCCCACCTGGCAACAGCATACACAGATCTGGGACGGTTCCATGAAGCCGAGGATTTGCATGTTCAACTTATGCGAATCCGAAAACACAAGAATGGTATAGAGCATAAAGATACCCTTCAAACGGCATATTATCTTATTCATGTCTATGTTGGTCTCAAGAAGTCGCGGGAGGCCGAAACACTACTCCTGGAAATGCTACCTATATTCGACCGAGTACACGGGAAGACCCACGCACACTCTTTGACGGGCCTAAGCCACCTTGCATCAATTTACGAGCAATCAGGGCATTGGAACGACGCTGAGCGCTACGAAAAAGAGCTATTTGAGCGCCGAAAGCAGTTCCATGGGGAGACTCATCCCGATACATTGGCATCCATGAAGTCTCTTTCAATAATTTATCAGAATCAACGGCGATGGGGAGAAGTTGATTTAATTGAAGAAGCAATAACGAGTTTGAACCCTGGTCTTTCTGGTTCCGCTGCTCAAACGCTTTGGTACACAGCGCCTACAACTCTCCCAATTTCATATGGCCGACTTGGCACAACACCGGAGCCCATTAGTCCCACCCAAAGTATTGAGACAGTAACTCTGTCGAAATTCCTGGGCTCAGATCAACCTGAATCCATCGCTTCTTTAGAGATAGACGCCATTTCCCTAGTAGAGCAGGAACGATGGGCTGAGGCAGAATCAGCTCTTGCCAATGTTTTAGTACGACGCCGTCGAGTTCAAGGTGACGGGCATCCGTTTACCATCCGCACAGCTTCAAATCTGGCCTCATTATATCAAAGCCAATCAAAATACGATGAAGCGGTCAACGTGCTTCAAACAGCGCTGACCCGACTAGGTCAAAGCCCGGGTGCTGCTAGCGAGGATTCCCGAGCTGAAATCGATAGCCGGCTGTCTGCCTTACGCAAAGGACAGAAAATATTATTAGAAACTCCTCAGATCCCTGGAGCAGTG CAACATCAAAAACGCCTTTTGATTACATCTGCTGTG ACTTCCGAGGATATTTTAGCATATCTCACGAATATACGTTGCCCAGATTTAACCCAGAGTCTTGACGAAGCAAGCTGTGGCGGCCCAATTCAAGACGGGGGGTTCGGTGAAATCTGTCAAGGGAGGTTAAATGACGGAAGAGTCGTGGCCCTCAAGTCTCTTCGCGAGATCAATCGTAAGAGACTCAAG TATTTAGCTAGAGAACTATACTCTTGGTCAAAAACCGAGCACGATAATGTGCTGGAGTTATTCGGATTGGCTTACCTTCGAGGAGGTATCGTCATGGTCTCTCCATGGATGGAGTTTGGTAATCTACGGGACTACCTGAAACAAAATCGAAGCGCCAATCGCCTATCGATG ATGGTCCAAATTACGGAAGGAATCGATTATCTTCACAATATACCCATG ATTCATGGTGATATCAAAGCC GCCAACATATTCGTATCTAAAGAAGGGATTGCAAAGATTGGTGACTTTGGAACCTCGACTTTCCAAGGGGAACAAAGTGTAGGGTTTTCCTCGACTTCTAATCCAAATCTAGTAGGAACTATGCGATGGATG GCACCAGAAATGTTTCACTCAAATAGTGCACACACCCGTGAGGCAGATATATATGCTCTGGGAATG ACAGCGCTT GAAATCTTCACTGGCAAAGCACCCTTTTCGGAGTACGACCATGATATTCAGGTTATTAGGGCAGTGGCATTAGGGACAAAACCTACCTGCCCACCAGAGCTTATCCGGCAACCCAAGTTATGGACCCTCCTCAACAAGTGTTGGGACCTAGTTCCTCACGAGCGGCCAACAGCTAAACATATACTAAGTGAA GTATTGGAATTTACAGGAGATCATAACGTCGACTCTTGGACTTTGGTCTGA